Part of the Diabrotica virgifera virgifera chromosome 6, PGI_DIABVI_V3a genome, ccaacaaaatacaaaaatattcggGTACAAACCCTTTAAACTTGATCCGTCATGGAAGTCAGTGGTAATTGTTAACCTCGTCCGATATGTCTAAagctgggaaacaatcaatataatgtaaatttacagGTTTCTATCGTTAAATTTTTCACCTAATTTATCTCACAActtattatgttttccgtcttatACATTatgttattttgccggttatcagCGCGTTTATCActgtattcgctccgtgcatgactgacgcgacacctagcgtaatcgcctgacatttttggcgaccacaatttgacgttaaacatattatacacatatgacatatttgacgttaatatgtaatattttttttattttgctaatgcctcgacaactaatggccattggcatggtaggtacggtcactttttgcagttaggtacctagtgtcatatgtagtgtgtgtgtgttgagtaagtgtcttgttactttgcaaagtcgacgtcattaacccgcgagtagtcgcgcggtgagatagaatctcaatttttatcctttttcgcgataacttgatgaaaaattttgcaattttgaaaaaaattcgtaagtgcctcgaggaagggtgtagtaatgcgtaggaatttttttcttcttctgtttcttctttttcttcttctttctgtggaatttatggctttggggagagccaattagctttaacccgcgagtagtcgcgccgttagatagcatctcacatttcatcctttttcgtaatacagtaaaatctGTCAGTAACAGCcactaaaaataaaagaactattggccaatatagaaaggtggccgctattgccagtttttgtagtctacatataattagtttggggaatttttaaactggccgttaggacaggtggccgatgttggcaggtagccgttaacacaggttttactgtacagtaaaatttgtcagtaacggccactaaaaatgaaagaaggaAATTTtcaaactggccgttaggacaggtggccgttaacacgggtttttttaataaaattgttagaaatatatattttcaatgtAAAAAGTGGATAAAagtagtacaaaataaaaatttgttttaaattcgtatattgagatagaatctcacacgcgactatcgacgttacagaagtgagcgcgactactcccgggttaatatgtaatatttatttaccatttttgataaaatttgtaaataaacaGTGACACTTAGAatctaataataaatatggaaaaaataaaagtGGTGGCAATATCCAACAAAGAAGTTAACTTAAATATTGAAATCCAAGGTAACAAagtagtccattaaaatgttacattttttaagccataccttgcatatgttagaggagtcaattttatttatttattgtgtagggggatcagtagaagcttaagtttaagtttttggggtcgccacccttgtcccccggccgccatcttggaaatggggtgcaaaggggtttcgcgctatatctcgtagactaccaaccctacggaaaatctaatttaACATAgaatgtagaaaattaaattttagataattttgtttctattacttatTATCGTTAAgggaccaacaaaaaagatataaataaaaatatgtaaacattttttaacaagtttccttttcgaggttataactttttttagttcattttaaaataaaataacattataaaaattttgtagagagtttttcagcgaacaatttccactataaagttgttcaattctatttatttatataggttttacagcgctcaaaacttgaccagattctcgaatgctcatagggatacaataaaaacaaaagttaggcttacttttctatctatatataatttttattaattcaatttagtatgattttaacattcctatgctattattaatctgtttttgacctttctacccactataaaacttataaccctaagaatatatgtaggattgtaaatattttatcttaatttttaagataccctgtatataatatttctTTAATTATTAGTATTTACAAACACGAAACGAGCGGTTATCGGCGAGGCTCTAATGCACAGATGGGTGGGCGTATCTAATCGAGGGGTAGTTTAGTGAGcagattttgtttatttttaagacataaaaataacaaagcagagccctttgacccaatttttattactaataggCTAGTTCCCACGAAAGCGAATTAAACCATGAAAAGGGGAAGATTAGCATTAAGTAAAAGAATTTTGGTTGTGTTGGTATATACATTCAGTCGATTCTAACATCTTAAACGCGACAGACCTGTTCTTAGGTTAGGGATAATACTTAGAtgggtattatattgattagacgcaaattatctataaatacatttcccttttgtaagaataagaacaCGTAAGAATTTTGGTTGCAAATTACACAAGCACTTTTACATTTCGTTAATTTAATGGTATCAATAATttagtcatctattttattaattaaaactattaaacatcaaacggacttttattacgatcgtCTTTAAGGAAAACCtacatatatagaaaaggcccaagaagtcgtttgaggacaaattcgtcggttcagaagaagaatgacgcaaccgcaaaatgcaaaattcttaagaagagcaaaaaacgatttttgatatcaacatcataaagtatgatcaaaattagccattcaccacaccgtggtcaggatctcgagatataagcgttttttgcgGTGTGCCGATTGTCTATGAAGTACTtaacataacttttttcataatgcatattttgacttaaaattttccaaaaaacttcttcatgaattatattttattgttgtgttggttaaaattataaactaaaaagtttgtcactcaactgttttaagtaaacatgaaactaacgaaatatgatgacaaaatgtttaaaaattaacaactcattttttaatgtgtttaaacattttgaaaaaatttcattgttatgttATTAGATGTGGATGTGGTGAAGAATTTTCAGAATTTcacgtaaattttaatacaacagatctaaaacaaattacaataaCTTGAATGTAAGGAGTAAAAATGTTCGTTCATCGAAGCGTTAGTTTTTGTGTGTATTCTCGTCGTTATGTACTTTTTCGTCACCCAGTAACCCTGGCAAATGAACTTGGGTCACTTCGTTCGGCAATCTTCGGTAATACGCACTTGTACAATAATTGGCAGAGTCTAATAAATTTCAAAGTCAATGTACTTAACATATACTCCCCCACCTTGAAACCCCAAAGACCGGGTTTCAATAAAAAGTCTTAAAGAAAAAGTCAAAGATCATATTAATTATAGTTTTCAAACAAAAGTTATTGATCTTGGTTAGGCAGAACACATAATTTCACAACCGGTCGTTTAATCTCACCAGAGTTTGTCTTTATCACAACCGACCGCACAATATTGTCACTTCCGGtgtaagtttttaaaattctGCCTAACTGCCACTTCAAGGGAGGAAGTCCATCATCCTTTACTAGAACCATGCGTCCAGGCTGGATCAGCTGTTGGCAATTCTCCTTCCACTTGACCCGCTGCTGAAGATGGGATACATATTCTTTGGACCATCTTGTCCAAAAGTGCTGTAATATCTGTTGCACCCTTTGGAATCTTGAAAGACGATTTTCATTAATGTCCATTAAGTTTTGTTGTGGTATACTCGTCAATGAAGATCCAATTAATAAGTGTGCAGGAGTAAGAGGGTTAGGGTCATTTGGGTCATTAGAAAGAGGATAGAGTGGTCTAGAATTGAGACAAGCCTCTATTTGATATAAAACCGTGGTAAATTCTTCAAATGTTAAAATTGCATTACCTACTACACGTTTCATGTGGTGCTTAACTGATTTAATGTTTGACTCCCATAATCCACCGAAGTGGGGAGCACGTGGAGTAATGAAATGCCATTGAATACCGTCGATTGAGAGGTCTGTAATAATGTGATCAGCATTTGTGTTAAAAAATTGTCTGAGTTCATTATTTGCTCCCACGAAAGTGCTGCCGTTATCTGAAAATATTTCGGAGCATTTACCGCGTCGGGCCGTGAATCGGCGTAATGCCGCTAAGAAGCATTCTGTCGTGAGATCACTGACAACTTCTAAATGTATAGCCTTACTGGCGAAGCAAATAAAGAGAGCAATATAAGCTTTAGAAGTTTTGTAATTACGACCCTTTCTATCTCGTAATAAAACGGGACCAGCATAATCGACACCAGAAACCGTGAAGGGACGTGAAGGGGTAACTCGTGACTCCGGAAGATTGCCCATAAGATACTGTTCGGGTTTATTGTTAAATCTAAAACATCGGACACAATCACGAACAATTTTTCGAACCAAATTGCGCCCTGATATTGGCCAGTAATTTTCTCTTAAGGAAGCAAGAAGTGCTTGAGGACCAATATGTAAAAGTTTCAAATGCTTATGGCGAGCAATGAGTATCGTGAGGTGATCTTTCTGAGGTAGGACTATGGGGTGTTTCTTGTTAAAATCAAATGACGAATGATGTAAACGACCGCCAACGCGTATTAATTTTGTTGTTGTATCAAAGAATGGAGTTAGGCCAAGAAGTTTACTTCTTTTGTCAATTTGGTTGGAATTGGAAAGTGCATCATAATCATATGGAAATGACTGACGTTGTACGAACCTAATTAAGGTTAAAAGGGAATTATTGAGTTCTATTGTGGTCAAGGGACCTGTTATTCGTAAATGTTTATGAATCGACAGATTGTCTTTAAATCTTAAGACATAAGCAAAGACGCGTGTTAGTTTATTTAATGAAGAATATTTGTAGTAAAAGGTAAATTCGTTGTTGATGTGATGAAACACAAGAGTTTTGTTACTTCAGGTAATTCAGAAGTTATACAAACTTCTTGATGTTTTGTATATTGAGGCCATTCTTCTTGAGGCAAAGTGAGCCAAGAAGGGCCATGAAACCATATGTGGGAATTACTGAGCGAAGAAGGACTTATACCTCGTGACAGTAGATCTGCTGGATTATCATAAGTATTAATATATTTCCAAAATTCAGGGTTGGTCAGTTTATGTATTTGTGAGACTCGATTTGCTATAAAAGTCTTAAGTAAATGGGGAGAGGTGTTTATCCATGAAATAACAATTTTAGAGTCAGTCCAATACGTAATGTTTTTAAAGGAGACATTTACAGATGAAGTGACCTTTTCGACAAGTTCAGAAAGTAGTGATGCCCCACAAAGTTCGAGTCTTGGAATGGTTATAAGTTTCATAGGAGAAACTCGAGTTTTAGCACAATAAAGATTTGAAGTGTAATTTCCAAATGTATCTGTGCAGCATATGTAAATACATGCACCGTAAGCTGCCTCCGAGGCGTCAGAAAACCCATGAAGTTGAACAGAAACTGGGTTAGAAGAAAGTACATGTCTAggtatttttaaagtgtttaattttgTAAGTTCGAAATAGTATTTCGACCAAAGCGTGTAAATACTTTCAGGAACAGATTCATCCCAACTTATCTTGAGTTTCCAGAGCTCTTTAAGAATAATTTTCGATGTAACTGTTACGGGTGAAAGTAACCCCAAAGGATCAAATATTTGTGCTGTACAGGATAAAATCTGTCTTTTGCTAATCTTTAAGTTAATTGTGGAGGTATTTATAGAATATTGTAGGGAATCACAAGACGGATTCCAAAGTAATAATAGTGTTTTGTTATGTTCGTCAGAACCAATATGCAAAAAATCAGGATCAGAATGATTTTGTAGAGACGAATCATTGGTAGTCCATTTTCTCAGAGGAAAACCGTAGGAAGATAATAAATATGAAATAGTTTCCTTGATTTCTCGGAGTTCTTCCGATGTGTCACAACCAGTTAATAGATCATCTACATAAAAATCGTGCAAAATTATAGAGGAAATTTTTGGGTATTCGGAAATATGTCGATGAGCAATTTCATGAAGAGACCTAATGGCAAGAAACGCTGCTGATGCAGTACCGTAGGTAACAGTATTCAGTGTATAAGCAgaaatttcatcatttttattaAATCTCCAAAGGATCTTTTGAAGGTAACGTTGTTCAGGAGTAAGGAAAACCTGACGATACATTTTAGTTATATCTGCACCCATTACGAATTTATGTTGACGAAATCTaagtaaaatgtaaaataaattatcTTGTAAATGAGGGCCGACATACATGATGTCATTTAATGAGTAGCCTGTGGTAGTTTTCGCACTACCATCAAATACAACTCTTAACTTTGTAGTGGTTGAAGTTTCCTTTAAAACGCAGTGATGAGGTAAGAAGAATCCAGAATTATCATTAGTGTCATTTATTAGGGACATGTGACCAAGTTTAATGTACTCACGTATGAAGTCATGATATTCTAATTTCAATTGAATGTTATTTTCAAGTTTTCTCTCtaagtttaaaaaacgttttttggCAGTAGTTAGAGAATCCCCTAAAACTGATGGAGATTCCTTTAGTGGAAGAGTAGTGATAAAACGACCATCACAATGGCGAGAAATATGCTGCTTAAAATGATTTTCACAATAGATGTCTTCTTCGGAAACAAACTTAGTTTTAGGACACTCCTCTAGTTCCCAAAACTTTGTGAGCTGTGAATCTAATTCACTGGTAGAAGAAAAGTAACAATTATGTTGGGGGTGGTGTTGAATATTTGTTGGAATTGGGCCAGAAATTATCCAACCAAGAGTGGTTTTTTGAATGATCGGTAACCCAGGACCAAGTTTGATTTGTCCAACGCTTAAAATATCCCAGAAAGTGTCAGCTCCAATAAGAAGGTCTACTGGACCAGGTTTTTCAAAATTCTGGTCAGCTAGAAGTAATTTTGTTGGAACATTGAGCTGGGAACGATTGATGTGTATGTAAGGTAAATTACTTGTTATGTTGGGCAAAATTAGACAAGATATTTTTTTCGAGAAATTGTTAATATCTGATTTAAATGTTAGTGATGTCCGGAAGTTAATATTGTGAGTTAATTGATTAATTCCCGAGATCGAAGTGTTGATTTTTTCCTTTGAAAGTTGTAAAATATCACAAAATTTCTCAGATATAAAGTTGGATTGACTTCCGTTGTCCAAGAGTACTCTGCATTTATGTGAGTTGCCGAACTTGTCAAAAACGTTAACAACAGCAGTTGAGAGTAGAATATACGGTTTAATAGCAGTGTGAACACTTGAGCTTATATGATGTGTTGAAGAGAAGTTAGAGGTAGAGGTAGATTCATTTGACTGCAGCCCAGTGTTTGGAACATTGGAAGGTAATGAAGATTGAGAAGAATTGTTTTCTGTGGAAACTGAATTTGAGGATTGTGAATTCTCGAAGTGTAACATAGTGTGATGGATCTTTCCACATTTTCTACAACCAGTAGAACGACAATCCTTAGTACGATGGCATGTGCCGAGACAATTAAGGCATAAACGTAGACGTTTTGCATTGTTTAACCTATTAGTAGGATTTAGTTTTAAGAAGTCAGgacaataatatattttatgttccTTATTACAAAAGTTGCATTTAAACCTATTCTCTGTGTTAGAAACAAAGGCTCTTGTTTCAGACTTATTACCTTTGTATCGTGGTGAATTTTGATCCTGTTTATTATCATTGTAGTTGTCTAATGACTCTAAGATACGACATcgttcttttaaaaatttcagtAAATCATCTAAAACTGGTAGGTTGTCTTTACAATTTTGTGACTCCCAAGAGCGTCTTGTTGAGTTATCAAATTTtgttgttaacaaataaataatcaaatcatCCCAGTGTTTAGTGGGGCGTTTTAAAACTTCTAAAGCACGTAAATGTTTTTGTGTATTGTCTAGAAGTTGTCTGAGACCTTGATTTGATTCTTTTGTGACTAGTGGTAGGTTAAAGAGAGCTTTAATGTGATTGTTTACAAGTAACTGTTTATTTTCAAATCTTTCGATCAATAAACTCCAAGCAATGTCGTAGTTTGCATCGCAGACTTGCAAAGATTTAATAGTGTCGGCAGCTATGCCACGTAATGACAGACGTAAGTAATGAAACTTTTGTACATTGGAAAGTGAAGTATC contains:
- the LOC126886058 gene encoding uncharacterized protein LOC126886058, which produces MSDQNKTKRMATKGALTRLTTYFRSIENNEIIDLVDLEMRLFKAEGLLDVFNEVQMLIETDDPDCEENYDTIHAIERQTFEDRYFKIISDIKKLILSRRPTDTSDSRSVNGSIAAGPTNTSNIKLPPLNLATFDGSFDQFLFFRDSFNSIINDDTSLSNVQKFHYLRLSLRGIAADTIKSLQVCDANYDIAWSLLIERFENKQLLVNNHIKALFNLPLVTKESNQGLRQLLDNTQKHLRALEVLKRPTKHWDDLIIYLLTTKFDNSTRRSWESQNCKDNLPVLDDLLKFLKERCRILESLDNYNDNKQDQNSPRYKGNKSETRAFVSNTENRFKCNFCNKEHKIYYCPDFLKLNPTNRLNNAKRLRLCLNCLGTCHRTKDCRSTGCRKCGKIHHTMLHFENSQSSNSVSTENNSSQSSLPSNVPNTGLQSNESTSTSNFSSTHHISSSVHTAIKPYILLSTAVVNVFDKFGNSHKCRVLLDNGSQSNFISEKFCDILQLSKEKINTSISGINQLTHNINFRTSLTFKSDINNFSKKISCLILPNITSNLPYIHINRSQLNVPTKLLLADQNFEKPGPVDLLIGADTFWDILSVGQIKLGPGLPIIQKTTLDLLSRGISPSSLSNSHIWFHGPSWLTLPQEEWPQYTKHQEVCITSELPEVTKLLCFITSTTNLPFTTNILH